The DNA sequence ttaatgtgagagagaactttaaaaaaaaaaaaaaaatgtgaaatctcgtgtgagacaaactaaaaagaaaagtaggGAGGGGGTACTATATTATGATTCAAATAcatgatttattttgtatatctAAATGCTTGGTTGCTAAAATGCAGCTGATGATGAAGCGGCGCTTCTAGAGCACGATGCCAcagatggtggtggtggagaatATGGCGGTGGAGGGCAAGGTGGTGGGGAAGGCGGCGGAGAAGGTGGTGGGCAAGGTGGAGGGAAAGGTGGCGGGGAAGGTGGCGGTGAATATGGTGGTGGCGGCCATGGTGGTGGGCAAGGTGGAGGAAAAGGAGGTGGTGAATGTGGTGGTGGGAAAGGCGGAGGCAAAGGCAGCGGTGGTGGCAGCCACGATGGTGGAAAAGGCGGAGGCAagggcggcggtggtggcTGCCACGATGGTGGAAAAGGCGGAGGCAAGGGAAGTGGTGGACACGGTGGTGGTGGGCATGGTGGTGGAAAAGGTGGCGGTGGGCATGACGGAGGTAAAGGTGGAGGGAAAGGCGGCGGATGTGGTGGTGGAAAAGGCGGAGGGAagggtggaggaggaggaggtggtggtggcggtggcgggGGGATaggaggaggaggtggtggtggtggtggtggtggtggtggcggcggcggcggctatggtggtggtgggaaAGACAACAAAGGAAGCTCCgaagaaattaataattgattgaatattttccGATGTAGTAGAATGCCATGTTTGGATCATCAATGTGATctattaaatgattaaataattgcaTGGTAACAAGTTTGAAagatctatgaataaatttcgGATGTGCATATGGCCCTTGTCATATTAGAGCATGAGCTATAATTACATACTAGTATTAAGCCACAAAATCTATTactattagtactatataaataagttCATGACTTACTCAATTAATTGAATTCCAAACACTATGCAAGCTGGAAgcattttttaaacttaataatttgaattattggCAAGGTTCGAGTATTAcgaaaattttatcatatacTGAATTTTGTTGTAATATTGTGTTAAGGACCTAAATCCCTAATGATCAGATAAATCGGACAATAACAAGATAAAGACAATCCGACGCCCGTGAGGGTCAGCGGAGATAAGGATCTGGGCGGCTGTGCGCGGGTTCCAACCCGTCGGGCAACGACTACTATACAGATCAGATATACGTTCCGGCTGTGCGCGGAGACCTTCCGTCGGGCAGCAAGTAGCGTAGGAAACTATGGATTCAAAGCATTTCACAAGGCATTTagccaaaataatatattcattgatTCAAGTTCatgtttgatttaattatttttccactATGTAGAAAAGTACTAATCAACCTAATTACTCATAACTTTATAATCAATCATCCAATGAAATCCAAACGTATGTTTCAGTTATTATATACTGTGAACTAACAAATTTAGGACCTTTAGTTTCACTGATGCACATTTACGATACTTAAACTTTCCAAATATCATTTGTGGTTGTTAGTCTATACCTTACGCACGTTTCAGGGTCCTTGTGAAGTTTTATCACTTTTTTCGGACTAGCAATAAGGAGCCTTTCCACCGCGGGAGGGCTATCGCGGGAGAGCACATGCTAGGCTGAGAGTGGGAAAGCGGTGGGATGGCACCTATTGTGCACCAACTGCCAAGCCAtcctgaattttttttttttttttttttttaaaaaaattattttcaactGTATATATACAACTCAttgcactttatttttttaatatttgataaacaccaataattaaaatgaattaaaattgaagGGTTGTTTTGAAGGATTAAAATAATGTGGCGAACGGAATTTTTGGAAGGATCGTGGAAGGACTCTTTCCtattgtgaatgctctaataaaaatgagtggagggtaaaatattttttttaagtgtcaagtttaaaagtttaaatattGCCTATGTATATGCATGATTATAAAGTTTTGTAGCTTTGCCTCATTTGTCTTTATACTCGTCTCATTTGGGCTATAACTACAAAATCTTTGTAGGTAATGAATGTCATATGTTTGTATATGACCTATATTTCTACTGTTccctaaaaatgaaaatattaattaatttatttatttatttatttatttatttatagtacttAAATTGCtcacttttttaaaaacttataGCGAACCTCAAACAGTCAAACCCACGTTGGACACACCCGTAGAAAGTGAAGAAGATTAAGCTCCTGctgcactatttttttctattactgtttctctattttaaaaatatgaactgtctcctttttaagttcattcattaaaaatatgaagtttctaaattacatatttgaGCCTGTTTAacactattaataatatagaaCTGATTATCTATTAACAatacttcattatttttttctcgttTCTTCTCTTacgttataattaatttatacattcaaattcatgctctttcacaaatttatatttttatgtgatgaagagtgtattattttttggcaaaatagTTCAATATCATTTTCATCCCTAGACATAGATCGATGAGGACAATTctatgagaaaaaatattagaatgaacgaaattataaaaaaaaatgaagaaaaatattgtaaatgatTGATCTGAAAAGGcagaaaaaatgttaaaatgacataaaaagtaaaaaaaaaaatcaaataatatctTAAATATAAACTATAGTTTTAAGTTACGATATTGCATTgcactaatttatttaataatgtgCTAAATATAATACTGATATggtattttgaaaataaattatcaatattGTGCGTATATAATCCATTATAAAAGAATCTGTTCAtggaattaatattatatttgacGCTAATAAATGTATATTGATCGAGTATCATCTcatccatttcttaaaataatataatctcTCGCATAtctaaaattaagattttGGTTCGGTGAGTTTTGTCCAATTCGCTGTCGTCAAttatcacaaattaaaataatattaattgtgttCTCTATTTGactatgaataaaataataaatgtgaataGCAAGAGCCGTAAATACCAGCCCACAAATGTGGGCTGAGCCCAATTTTCAACCGGATAACAAATGCAAGTCAGTAGTCGGTGCTTTGAAAGTGGCGCAGCCACCTTATTCCCAATTATGATCACACGtggtattaattaaatactagtactacaaaataaaatcaaattaatacaCCACTAAATATATTAACTACCCGAATATTCTGTAGTGATGAAACATCAATCACATTAAAGTTCAGAATCGCGTATGATCAATTTATCATTGCAATGCATTAATTTTcaccaaaaaatacaaaacacaCATAAAGATTCATGGCCCATTTTATTTCACCAAAACATGCAAATGTACATACAAACATAGTACTCATAGCAATCCCAGATAGTATCCAAAAAATCCCCAGCAATGAATCAAGGAATCTCACTATCACAGAATcaatttccataaatagatGTCATATGTTTATactttatagtagtaattaattaattacacacgattaacataattcaaaaacaaaatcactactaatattattctaattcaaaaaaaaaaaaaaaaaaaaaaaaaaaagagaaagcaGAATTGTTTTGTATAGGAATAGGATGTTGGTTCAAATCCATGATAGCAACATGTCCAAGCCGTGGTCCCTTCGAAAAAGGAACAAAACTTCACAAATGATAGTAACGTGGGCGTTTGCTCCCCGGCAAACACTGCTCCGAACTCGTCGACTTGTCCATGACCATTTTCAGCGCCCTCCTCAACCCCCCTAATCCGGCGTCGTTTTGGGCCCCGACTCTCACCCACAGCACGCTCTTCGTCCGCCCTCCTACGGTCGCCATCTCCGCCCTCACCACCTTCGCCTCGGCCGCCTTCAGCGCTTGTATCATGTCCACGATTATCTCCGGCCTGTCGTCGCACGACAATGCCGCCTTTACCAGCCCCGTGCTCTCGCATTGCGACAGCTTCAGCTCGTCCGCCTCGCTCGGGTAATCCTCTTGCGCTGCCGCCGTCTTCTTCAGCTCCTTCACGCGCCGCACGGCTTCTCCCAGAAGGGAGGCCTTGTCTGtctgcacaattggtaaagtaagagagaattacaAAAAAGAAGTTGAAACAATGTAATGAACGGTGGGgtctataaatgataaagtattctATAAATGGATATGTACAATTTCTATGAgatggacgaaaaaggaaattcagctttatgaaatgaaacggatgtagtattatttttttaattgtaccTTGATAGTGTTGGGGAGGATGGATTTGAGGGTGGCGATGTGGCCGTTAATGCGCTTGCGGCGGCGGCGCTCGGCTTCCTTGTGGCTGATGCTGGCGGCGACGGCTTTGGCTTCGGCCATGGATCTTGGGCTGAGGTTTGGATTGTCGGAGTTTGTCGGGGAACTCAGCATTCCGACAACATCGTATGAATCCGAACAGGTCCCGAGTTCATAGAAACTCGGGAGAGAAAACATATCTTCTTCTTAAACCTCAGTTTTCTAACTGGGACAATCCAATATagaaaatctgaaaatttacaaacaaaaagattaatttaaagtcAAAGATTTCATACACTATAATCTTTTGTGAGTTGGTGTATGTGTGCGAGAGAGAATGTGATTGAACttacaaagaaaaatgttttgtgGTGAGGAATCTAATATGTGATCAGCAAATTCGATTCTGGGGAAAAGGAATCAACGAGGTTGATCTCGGTtggattttcaagaaaatattgtgaaaaaatGTTTCTATAGATAGGCCTTCAGTGTCAATTTTTGTTGGCCAGATGAGTATATGAGATCTTCACTTGCATCTccatttatagtagtaattgtttAGTACTACGAGGTTAACTTTGTGGCTTTTTAAGGTTATTCTCATTAATTTCATCATAAAACCAACTCaagattacaaaataaaataaaattattcgTTATATATTGAATCTTTATCATAATTTCAGTATATCTGTTTAATAAATGTACGATTCGAAACTAACCAATGAACCCCAAATTGCTAGTTATTTCTAATATATGCACCCCAATCACCTACATCGGGGGTAGGGGTCGACGGGGGTGTGAGTGGGTGGGGTGGTTCGGGCCGCGTACCATCAAAGAGGCTGAGGTGAGGGGACTGAATGGGCCTCGTCCCgcatagggatgtcaatcgggtcaACCCAACAGTTTTTTAGCCAACCCTgctcgggttgcgggtcatTCGGGTACGCACTCATCGGGTTGTATAGGATTATAAAAGTTCATTCCTAACCTTAAAGGTTCAGGTTTCGGACTAGCCCAGCGAGATAATCGagatactactaataaaattagcaTAAAATCAATCTAATATATAATGATGAAAACTAGTTATATAGGAGGTAAAACATTATTATGATGAATTTAAGATACTATATGCTTAAAAATGAACATGATcaatactaattttatgatttgtataaataagtaaaacttaaatatattttgagaaatttttaagtatatttaaaaattttaatttttttatgtgaatccgttccttgttaattGTGACATTTCTTTCGTCACgaaatttaagaatattgtattaaatggatggtgaataaagtaacagatggtttaattatattgaaattttccaaaatggaaaaatgacttaattaacatggaacggagggagtacaaaattgaaggttattttttagttatttttattataaaaataaacaataaagtGTCAATTAGGAGTCAAACCAATAGaacaatagaaattttatcgggttttcgggccaACCCACCAGGTTTTTGGTTAGCCTATTCGGGTTGCTGGCTAAtcgaattataattttattgggctaaaaatttcaaatcctaaCCCTCTAAATTTAGCGAGCTACTCGAGCTAACCCGCGAATTCCATGCTAGCTGCAGTGACATCCCTGCGTGGACAttacttatttaataaattttgtaagGGATCCAAGTAGATTTGGATATGCCTTAttctaatataatactaatataatactGCTTAACTAAATCggctcaattaattaatgacaattaatattgatttacCATTTAAATCCAGAACACATTATATGGacttctttttaatttaatttatttctccagtttaaattaatttatatccATTATTTGATTGACTTTGTAGCTAGATcgacttaattatttttcttaaaggGTGATAAGAAATCTAAAGTTGTCTTATGTATATTGTGGTGGAATAAATTCGATCAGATAAAATTTTGTTCAGTAAAAACTTGAGCAAATATCTCTCAGAGACAATATCAACTTCGGTTTATCGAGATGTTATTTGATGTTATTCTGTAAAGCAACAATACAAGTCATTCTCATCTGTTGAatttcactaccaaaaatgtcATCATGATAATGAATTATGAAAATCCCACACACAATGATAAATTAAAGTGGCATGTAATCAGCGATGTACACTCATCAATTGgaatatcataaatttggattttagCTAAGTctatatagtttttttttatgaaatatattaCAGTTGGCCGTGTAGATCGATCATATGATAGCCTTGTATATTTCCTTAAGGATGAAGAAGATATAAAACAACTTccctcttattttaattaaacttatttGTTTAATAACAATTTACTCTCtattaaagtaaaagaaaccATTCTTAATTCGCTCGTTTATTATTAAATCAGTGCTCTCCaaatttgtttcaaaattGGCTATTGAGTATAAATTCGTACCGATGTGTTTTGGGCAGTCCGAATGGAGAGTATTAATATCATAACAaagaattatattatataaattatttataaaatattgtttgtaTTTGAAAAATTCTATACGAGTACacaaacattttaattatattcatgTAATTCAAACAGCGAATTCACGGAAAAACTAGATATTTGGGAATTGggatttatataatactatattcggttatataaaattaaattgatccaaatatatttaaactGGATGagttcaaaattattttccataaGAAGCAAAAGGCTAATTTGGCATGTTAGTATAGGATTAAGTACAGAAAAATTCATCCAATCAAATAACGCtcaatatattgatttatcttctttaatcaattaaaaaactaaattagtTCACTCAAGATTCGTAACTTATAAGTCTTGACTGGCATTGTTCAAAATAAAGTGTAAACAgcgttttattttattaacttcATTGATTCTTCTGCATTCGTCATAAGTATGGAATggtaaacaataaaaataccgagtatatatttaaatacgcgattaaatttaatttgcagCAAAATAGAAGGTTGAGACAAATTGAAAGGAGGGCAGAGAATAAACAGAATAGAATAGGttggagatggagaagaagaggaagttgtgctatatttcatcttttggCAGTGACAAACAATTTTTggttatcaaattcaaaagcGCAATCATTTTCCGGCGCAGAATCGATTTGACAGCTCAACAATCCATTCGGACCCaattttcacacacacacacagttaCTCAGGGATCATTTGGTAAATTTCCCTTTCTCtaaaattattgttgttgCATTGCTTTTAAGGATATTTGTAATTCTTCAAagttttttaagtattgttgAAATTGTAATTATTGGTATATCATGTGTAATTAGttactactttatttcttatttttgtgataattaTTGGTATATGATGCATCAACTGTGACAAActaatgttttgtttttgtttgtataTGTGGAAACTAATGTTTGATGATCAATTAAGTCTAAAGGGGTTTCTCTATAGTCTTTTATGACCATCATTTTGTCGAAGACCTTTTTCTCTTATGGAATAGATAGCTCATCAGAGGCTATTCCTATTTTAGTCATCAAATTTAGTATAGTATccagtattaattaattgaaagttagtaatttataatcaaattacttattaattttgattataatttaattgatgcGAATACtgcatcaaaaaataaatgaagaagcCTTTCCAATTTTCCATTCAATGCATGTTTAGTGACTTTAGTCAGTTTAGATAATACATGCGTccaaattctaattaaatttttgtatatatgaGTTTGCTTAGTTTAGAATGGTTAATAAGTTGATGTCTCTCAATCTATCATAACACctccttttaaatttttatactaataaaaaataaaagcaattCCGATCGTCAGCACTGGTTAACGTGCCTACCGCTAAAGGTGGCAATGTGATGCTAAGGTGGCAATGTGAACGAAAGTCAACCAAATCAGcctctaattaaaataaatctctATTTATAAAAGCAATTTAGTGGTTTCTCTAAATACAGTACTCCATATTCTGGTATAATTGAGATAATACgctgataaattaaatactcctatataaatattagtcATTCCaagtatattttgtgatacgtTATtagattttgaattaattaatacatatTGCTTCGAGggtaaaatcaatataaatgaTTCTTTTAATTggtaaaactaaaaaacaaaacagattTGGCATTTGTAACACCATGGACTATATGCACTCATAAATTCAcgttaaaattatttcatgttATAAGTCTTGCTtaaaacaaaatgaacaaaatgTGAGTTCATGTTACTGCAGAAATGTGGAATTGAACTTGGTGGAgtggttgattttttttttttgtctggATGTGTTAATGGATAACAGTTGGTAAGATGACTTTTATGATAATTtaactatataatataatgcTCCATATAGATTATGGGAAATGATTTTCGTAGAGAATTTCTACATACGTAATGCTCTTAACTTTTTAATCAGATCAAATCGGTTTTATATTAATCGGttgtattataaattatactccctccgtccaccaaaatttgtcccatttttccatttccatccgtcccccaaaatttatctcatttcatttttaccatttttggtagtggacctcatattccactaactcattcctactcacattttattataaaactaatatataaaagtaggacccacaatccactaactttttcaattcactttccattatatttcttaaaacccgtgcccggtcaaaccgggacgaattttcgtggacggagagagtattatctACTTACTAAATTactcttattatattttaaatcctaaaaagAAACATTAATCTTGATATAAATCTCCTAATTAAGATTTTCATATCTATATACTCCTACTCCATCGATTAATCATTTTAAAGTTCCACCTTTTTTGCTCCTTCAAATATTTATCCATCAATTAATTAGTCTTGTAAGGTCCCACCTTTTATCtccttcaaatatttattagtatctgtaaaacaattactactataaacaTTATCACTTTTAGTTGTTTGTTTATTCATTATTCTATCTTGATATTTCGTTGGTGAATTATTcattatattgctaactaaaTCTCCTATTTCTACTCCTATTCATAGTTCATcgtttaaataataaatatccaTATCTAGTACTAAAAGAAacattaatttgtatattatattttgtttttgattaaatttatattttgtgtacatactttattatcattaaattaatttgtttattaaatacaCGTATTGAGGATATAGAGGTAGATTATGCATATATTGTTCATGTATTTAATGACTTGTGTGTGGGATAcaacttttaaaatgattggttgatatatttttaaatttcttcctcttttgttgcctttatttaaaaatatatcttcaaaatttaaaatattaaataaagatgTATTATTAGTTGATAAATAATATGGATCTCTTATCAAATCAgtctttataaattttaattcaaataatttaataacaaataattagcactatgaaatattaaaaacttgTTAACTACTAATAACTATTGAACTGTAAATAATCATATCTATaacatatgataaaaaataattacttttaattaaattgtagttttgaatattaataaattcattcttTTAGTAACTTTTTAGTTACAAGAATGTTTATAAAAGAATAGAGGGGTTAGCTCAATTCACTATAACatctatcaaattaaaatttgatactacattaaatactcctagtaactaattaagtactactaattttcagaattttagaatttttattttttattttctaaaattttgatttctttaatcGAAcctcgataaaaaaaaatcacatattattatcttatttatttcatatttctaatattttcaaataataatttctctttttacttcATACAAGACTCCCTTTGTCATATAGAGATAGAccgaattttcttttttgttcgTCCCAATAAacatggagtaataaattaaaatttgatatatggtgtaataatactaattgagtTTAGTATTTAcggtttaaatttaattattttataattttaactcttaaattttcaaaattataatttctgtaatttataattttaggaaGATTATGTTGaaccctaaaaaaaaaattaatcccATATTTATAACTTATCTATTTAATATGTTAATAATATGTGACtaatattttcacttttttgttATAGAATATTAGAGTTCTTAGCTTAAATAATTGTAACATGcaacaattaaatttgaatatatgatatatGAAATAGTACTCTAAGTTTACGGtattgattttaataatttcataatttcaattttaattctttactttctaaaattttactttattttaattcttaatttttggaaCATTACATTGAACCTCgataaaataatcacatgttcttaatttatattaatattcttaaaatatatagttaatattttctctttctttaatatataatttttggaagattaTGTTGAACcccgaaaaaataattaatcgcGTGTTCATAActtatctatttaatattttaaagatatgTATAGAATATTAGAGTTCTTAgctcaaataattataacatgcaacaattaaaattgaatatatgataTACTCCTATGAAATAGTACTCATTAAGTTTacggttttaattttaagaatttcacaatttcaattttattctttactttctaaaatttagtttattttaattcttaatttttggaaCATTACATTGAACCTCgataaaataatcacattttcttaattcatatatttattattctaaaaatatatagttaatattttttctttctttaaaaatactccattacAGTTCTTGGTTCATTCACTATAccatcaacaaattaaaatattatcataCTTATACTTCGTATGATATATAAATACTGATTGAGTTGCGTTCTTAATTCATGTATTtactagttttaaatgaaatgtgagtggattgagttagtggaatatgaggccTTTACCATTTATACACAAATTAACCGGGACTTCTATTCATGGATGGACTAAAGCGAAAAAACGGGACTcatattcgcggacggagggagtaattaataaaacaagcatttcaaaaaagaaagagtatatttttaaaattaaatttacttatatgttattacttttttttaacacaTTTAACTGTATTAAAATccacaaatatttattcaataaattatgcatatattcattatcaaata is a window from the Salvia hispanica cultivar TCC Black 2014 chromosome 1, UniMelb_Shisp_WGS_1.0, whole genome shotgun sequence genome containing:
- the LOC125216407 gene encoding transcription factor bHLH30-like, whose protein sequence is MFSLPSFYELGTCSDSYDVVGMLSSPTNSDNPNLSPRSMAEAKAVAASISHKEAERRRRKRINGHIATLKSILPNTIKTDKASLLGEAVRRVKELKKTAAAQEDYPSEADELKLSQCESTGLVKAALSCDDRPEIIVDMIQALKAAEAKVVRAEMATVGGRTKSVLWVRVGAQNDAGLGGLRRALKMVMDKSTSSEQCLPGSKRPRYYHL
- the LOC125187043 gene encoding glycine-rich cell wall structural protein 1.8-like — translated: MKLKGFVLFVLFLLACSIVAVESEVEHQGDEVLEPNQRRGGFCRGGRIRRCCGGFRRGRCTRWCCRSSADDEAALLEHDATDGGGGEYGGGGQGGGEGGGEGGGQGGGKGGGEGGGEYGGGGHGGGQGGGKGGGECGGGKGGGKGSGGGSHDGGKGGGKGGGGGCHDGGKGGGKGSGGHGGGGHGGGKGGGGHDGGKGGGKGGGCGGGKGGGKGGGGGGGGGGGGGIGGGGSL